The Euphorbia lathyris chromosome 2, ddEupLath1.1, whole genome shotgun sequence genome includes a window with the following:
- the LOC136219869 gene encoding squamosa promoter-binding-like protein 7, which translates to MEPSSPLSTGAGPGARRPKLNNMEIHPPVVEDFEIQPPVAEDPTSSTLWDWGDLFDFNVEDHFPISFDSVETLTTDLPPPINPTETDEVPEKIRKRDPRLTCSNFLAGRVPCACPELDEKLEEEERLRGKKRVRTTRSNSGVTRCQVPGCEADISELKGYHKRHKVCLRCANASAVKFDGEDKRYCQQCGKFHLLPDFDEGKRSCRRKLERHNDRRRRKPHDSKVEIDKELQVELQSEDTTNDGEAAKDCEIVEKEAFVESEDGNVSTLQSAPNSQNPNSDSGLSVGNQNDGGKGDSKLSRSPSNCDNKSSYSSLCPTGRISFKLYDWNPAEFPRRLRHQIFQWLASMPVELEGYIRPGCTILTAFLAMPTFMWGKLLEESELYVHDFVVVPGKMLSKRGPMLVYLNDMVFHVLKDGNAVNKVNREGWAPRLHYVHPTCFEAGKPIEFVACGTNLLQPKFRLLVSFSGKYLAYDYCVALPHGRTEGCSDPDHQLCKISIPHVEPNLFGPAFIEVENESGLSNFIPILVGDRKICSEMKIIQQRFDASHLSKGSACYVSSKRQMAFSDFISDVAWLLKRPSPESFQLIMNSFQIQRLNFLLDFLVKHESIAILGEVLLNLKIMLDKREMNSSANGIVDAEIRTLLQHVDSANDILCQKVKESDDLAFEWQCSVQETDSGRCSDTDTPTDAPCTSEDLEKSTPGRLEVRSDRVPLLNREVFTNMNHIQEKPNRSCSIGFSNRVLKYRPVLFLIATIVCLGVCATIIHPNHVSKIAATVRRCLSTTARL; encoded by the exons ATGGAACCGTCTTCTCCTCTTTCGACCGGAGCTGGACCTGGAGCTAGACGACCTAAGCTTAACAATATGGAAATTCACCCTCCAGTGGTCGAAGACTTTGAAATTCAACCTCCGGTCGCCGAAGACCCAACATCTTCAACACTCTGGGACTGGGGCGATCTTTTTGATTTCAATGTGGAGGATCATTTCCCGATATCTTTTGATTCCGTTGAAACTCTAACTACTGACCTCCCTCCTCCGATAAATCCCACCGAGACAGATGAGGTTCCAGAGAAAATCAGGAAGCGTGATCCGAGGTTGACTTGCTCCAATTTTTTGGCGGGACGGGTCCCCTGCGCTTGCCCGGAGCTTGATGAGAAATTAGAGGAAGAGGAACGTCTGCGTGGTAAGAAGCGGGTCCGTACGACTCGGTCCAATTCGGGTGTTACTCGGTGTCAAGTACCTGGGTGCGAGGCTGATATTAGCGAGCTTAAAGGGTATCATAAGAGGCACAAGGTTTGTTTGCGTTGCGCCAATGCAAGTGCTGTTAAATTTGATGGGGAGGACAAGAGATACTGTCAACAGTGTGGCAA GTTTCACTTGTTGCCCGATTTTGACGAAGGAAAACGCAGTTGTAGAAGAAAATTAGAGCGACACAATGATAGACGGCGAAGAAAGCCGCATGATTCCAAGGTTGAAATTGATAAGGAACTGCAAGTGGAGCTGCAGAGTGAAGATACCACGAATGATGGCGAAGCTGCAAAAG ATTGTGAGATAGTTGAGAAAGAAGCATTTGTTGAATCTGAAGATGGAAACGTTTCCACACTTCAATCGGCTCCCAATTCCCAGAATCCCAATAGCGACAGTGGGCTTTCTGTTGGAAATCAGAACGATGGAGGAAAAGGTGATTCTAAATTATCGCGTTCCCCTTCTAATTGTGACAACAAGAGCTCCTATTCATCTCTG TGTCCAACAGGCCGGATCTCATTCAAGCTTTATGACTGGAATCCAGCAGAATTTCCTAGAAGGCTTCGACATCAA ATTTTCCAATGGTTGGCCAGCATGCCAGTTGAGCTTGAGGGATATATACGCCCTGGTTGTACAATCTTGACTGCATTTCTTGCCATGCCAACATTTATGTGGGGAAAG TTATTAGAAGAATCTGAATTATATGTGCATGATTTTGTCGTTGTACCTGGAAAGATGTTGTCCAAGAGGGGCCCCATGCTTGTTTATTTGAATGACATGGTCTTCCATGTCTTGAAAG ATGGAAATGCAGTGAATAAAGTTAACAGGGAAGGATGGGCCCCAAGACTTCACTATGTCCATCCTACATGCTTTGAAGCTGGGAAGCCCATAGAGTTTGTTGCTTGTGGAACTAATCTGTTGCAACCCAAATTTAG GCTTCTGGTGTCATTTTCTGGAAAATATCTTGCGTATGATTATTGTGTAGCATTGCCACATGGTCGCACTGAAGGATGCTCTGACCCCGACCATCAACTCTGCAAGATATCTATACCTCACGTTGAACCCAATCTCTTTGGTCCTGCATTTATTGAG GTTGAAAATGAGAGTGGCTTATCAAACTTCATTCCCATACTCGTTGGGGACAGAAAAATTTGTTCCGAAATGAAGATAATTCAACAGAGATTTGATGCATCACATTTGTCAAAAGGCTCAGCATGTTATGTTTCTTCGAAACGACAGATGGCATTTTCAGATTTTATTTCAGATGTGGCTTGGTTATTAAAAAGGCCATCACCAGAAAGCTTTCAGCTAATTATGAACTCTTTTCAGATTCAGAGACTCAATTTTCTTTTGGATTTTTTGGTAAAACATGAATCAATTGCGATTTTAGGAGAAGTATTGCTAAATCTGAAAATCATGTTAGATAAAAGGGAGATGAATAGTTCGGCTAATGGTATTGTTGATGCTGAGATAAGAACGTTACTGCAACATGTGGATTCTGCCAATGATATTCTGTGTCAAAAAGTTAAGGAAAGTGACGATTTAGCCTTTGAGTGGCAATGTTCTGTACAGGAAACGGATTCTGGAAGATGCTCTGATACTGACACGCCCACAGATGCTCCATGCACCAGTGAG GATCTGGAGAAAAGCACACCGGGAAGATTGGAAGTTAGAAGCGACAGGGTTCCACTTTTGAATAGAGAAGTTTTTACGAATATGAACCATATCCAGGAAAAGCCAAACAGATCGTGCAGTATAGGTTTTTCAAACAGAGTCTTGAAGTATCGTCCGGTTCTATTTCTAATCGCCACAATTGTTTGCCTTGGAGTATGTGCTACTATTATCCACCCTAATCATGTTAGCAAAATTGCAGCAACTGTCCGCAGATGTTTGAGTACAACAGCCAGATTATAG